Proteins encoded by one window of Persephonella sp.:
- a CDS encoding sigma-70 family RNA polymerase sigma factor: MEKKEREKLILENISLVKKVASKIYYRLPKGDIEFDDLVNVGVIGLMKAIEKYDSDKAKFSTYAYIKIRGEILDYLRSLDIVPRTVRDKIKKEPPLEEGKSVPLSNTAVMVSIEKALSSDESLKIVDTLVSKRETPEEEVIKEDQKEKLLQAIDLLSEKEKKVLQMLYFEEKDLKSVADEINVSVSRVSQIKSEAIKKLKSILVI, encoded by the coding sequence ATGGAAAAAAAAGAAAGAGAAAAACTTATCCTTGAAAACATATCTCTTGTTAAGAAGGTTGCAAGCAAAATTTACTACAGACTGCCTAAAGGTGATATAGAGTTTGATGATCTTGTGAATGTTGGCGTAATAGGATTGATGAAAGCGATAGAAAAATACGACAGTGACAAAGCAAAATTCTCAACATATGCTTACATAAAAATAAGAGGTGAGATACTTGATTATTTAAGAAGTCTTGACATAGTTCCAAGAACTGTAAGAGACAAAATTAAAAAAGAACCCCCTCTGGAAGAAGGAAAATCTGTTCCCCTGTCAAATACAGCAGTTATGGTAAGCATAGAAAAAGCCCTTTCTTCAGATGAAAGTCTGAAAATCGTAGATACCCTTGTATCAAAAAGAGAAACACCTGAGGAGGAAGTTATTAAAGAAGATCAAAAAGAAAAACTTCTTCAGGCTATAGACCTTTTATCAGAAAAAGAAAAAAAGGTTCTTCAGATGCTGTATTTTGAGGAAAAAGATCTGAAATCTGTGGCAGACGAGATAAATGTTTCTGTGTCAAGGGTATCCCAGATAAAATCTGAAGCAATAAAAAAGTTAAAATCAATACTTGTGATATAA